A single region of the Triticum dicoccoides isolate Atlit2015 ecotype Zavitan chromosome 2B, WEW_v2.0, whole genome shotgun sequence genome encodes:
- the LOC119365766 gene encoding APO protein 4, mitochondrial-like, translating into MAFMRRMAGSHICSELCGSILNLRMYSSRVDWKQLRPMILKRIKNRTKDYPIKRMIPVAQEVVRAREILTEGVSILLRAVPVHSCKFCPEIHVGEMAHQMKTCHGFKRMVKDRPHQWGPGGLKNILVPVEAFHQENMFQEEIRHDQRFDFTRVPAVLELCHQAGAELPEGLLYRRDELCTAAEANNQNPAPLLSSELRLVGQRTLEAWERLRLGVTKLLLVYPSKVCENCSEVHVGISGHKARMCGVFKFEGWRGKHKWKKAGVDDLVPQKIVWHQRPHDPPILVDSGRDYYGHAPAVVELCVQVGARASPKYNCMMKEHGLAPPVQRDQAT; encoded by the exons ATGGCGTTTATGCGGCGGATGGCCGGCAGTCACATTTGCTCAGAGCTGTGCGGCTCGATCTTGAATCTGAGGATGTACTCTTCGAGGGTGGACTGGAAGCAGCTGCGGCCCATGATTCTGAAGAGGATCAAGAACCGAACAAAGGATTATCCTATCAAGCGAATGATCCCGGTGGCCCAGGAGGTGGTCAGGGCCAGAGAGATTCTCACTGAAGGCGTCTCAATACTTCTCAGAGCTGTCCCTGTACATTCATGCAA ATTTTGTCCTGAAATTCATGTTGGAGAAATGGCACATCAAATGAAAACTTGCCACGGTTTCAAACGTATGGTCAAGGATCGACCTCACCAATGGGGCCCAGGCGGCTTGAAAAACATCCTTGTCCCTGTTGAGGCCTTCCATCAGGAAAACATGTTTCAGGAGGAGATAAGGCATGACCAGAGGTTCGACTTCACTCGTGTCCCTGCTGTACTCGAGCTATGTCATCAGGCAGGTGCAGAGCTACCTGAAGGACTCCTATACAGACGTGATGAGCTATGTACGGCAGCTGAAGCTAACAACCAAAATCCTGCCCCTTTGCTATCTTCTGAACTTAGATTGGTAGGTCAAAGAACACTAGAAGCATGGGAAAGGCTCAGATTAGGTGTGACAAAACTCCTATTGGTCTACCCATCCAAAGTGTGCGAGAATTGCTCTGAAGTGCATGTTGGGATATCAGGGCATAAGGCCAGGATGTGTGGAGTATTTAAGTTTGAGGGCTGGCGGGGAAAACACAAGTGGAAGAAGGCTGGAGTGGATGACCTGGTTCCTCAAAAGATTGTGTGGCATCAGCGGCCTCATGACCCACCAATTCTGGTGGACAGTGGGCGAGATTATTATGGTCATGCTCCTGCTGTTGTGGAGCTTTGTGTGCAAGTAGGTGCAAGAGCATCACCAAAATATAATTGCATGATGAAGGAGCATGGCTTAGCACCACCTGTTCAAAGAGACCAGGCCACATAA